The following coding sequences are from one Sardina pilchardus chromosome 16, fSarPil1.1, whole genome shotgun sequence window:
- the LOC134060325 gene encoding C-type lectin domain family 4 member F isoform X1, whose product MEMTEAIIERNDDEENTQDLEIHTRLKLATMCFGVLCVILLVVIISFKSHSSNNASYETFQQQTLDNLTHEIVQLQSRYNNLTIDRDLVQTLFYNLTLQKSQLEDKFNNVTKEKDILQTLYDYLNTENSQLQSRYNNLTRERDELRSQRDVLVSRRIKDGWIRRNTSLYKISITKKSWGESRKFCLKMGTDLVIVNDENEQQFIAPYKNHWIGLSDTEEEGVWRWVDGTVLTNPYWAPGEPNDDDVEKEGGEDCAEISSDATDFSKAWNDMLCSTAFQYICEDHI is encoded by the exons ATGGAGATGACTGAGGCAATTATTGAGAGAAACGATGATGAAGAAAACACCCAAGATTTGGAAATACACACCA GACTCAAGCTGGCTACAATGTGTTTTGGGGTGCTATGTGTTATTCTACTAGTTGTCATCATATCATTCAAATCGCACAGCAGCAACAACGCGAGCTATGAGACATTTCAGCAACAAACCCTCGACAACTTGACCCATGAGATAGTCCAATTACAATCCCGCTACAATAACCTGACCATAGACAGAGACCTCGTACAGACACTTTTCTACAACCTGACCCTTCAAAAGTCACAGTTAGAGGACAAATTTAACAACGTGACCAAAGAAAAAGACATCTTACAGACCCTTTACGACTATTTGAACACAGAGAACTCTCAGCTACAGAGCCGTTACAACAACTtgacgagagagagggatgagctgAGGAGCCAACGTGACGTATTAG TGTCAAGGCGCATCAAGGACGGATGGATTCGCAGAAATACAAGTCTCTATAAAATCAGTATTACGAAAAAATCCTGGGGCGAAAGCCGAAAATTTTGTTTGAAAATGGGGACAGATCTGGTGATTGtgaatgatgaaaatgaacag CAATTCATAGCACCATACAAGAATCACTGGATTGGTCTTTCGGATACAGAAGAGGAGGGTGTCTGGAGATGGGTGGATGGCACAGTACTGACAAACCC CTACTGGGCACCTGGTGAACCTAATGATGATGACGTCGAAAAAGAGGGCGGTGAAGACTGTGCAGAAATCTCTTCAGATGCTACAGACTTTTCAAAAGCTTGGAATGACATGCTGTGCTCAACTGCATTTCAATATATTTGTGAGGACCATATTTGA
- the LOC134060232 gene encoding C-type lectin domain family 4 member M-like translates to MAEDNLVDVDSSEESRSYWDQGDKISASTIFNKMGIGRQSKKGFYKRATVCLGVLCVILLVVIISHKSHNNCKNDSTDGTFQQLTDDNNVTHNTVQSKTTYSNLNKQMDLLLTGHNMLIQEKSQLLARYNNLTDDRNLLQISYNNLISEKSQLNSNYSNLNREKSELQTRNAMLSDEKAQLQASYDNMTRGIDQSRTKLDSRLEDGWIARKPSVYKVSSEKKTWQQSRDSCLNMGADLMIVNDIEEQKFLLPYKNVWIGLSDTDNEGVWKWVDDTRLTTKFWAPGEPNNAGNEDCAEISSNAADPYKAWNDVPCSSSYQYICEDRF, encoded by the exons ATGGCAGAGGACAATCTTGTGGACGTGGACAGTAGCGAAGAAAGCAGGTCTTACTGGGACCAAGGCGACAAAATATCTGCCAGTACGATTTTCAACAAGATGGGCATAGGCCGACAGAGCAAGAAAG GATTCTACAAGCGGGCCacagtgtgtttgggggtgctgtgtgtgatttTACTTGTTGTCATCAtatcacacaaatcacacaataACTGCAAAAACGACAGCACTGATGGGACATTTCAACAACTAACAGACGACAACAATGTGACCCACAACACAGTCCAGTCAAAGACAACTTACAGCAACTTGAATAAACAGATGGACCTCTTGCTGACCGGTCACAACATGTTGATTCAAGAGAAGTCCCAGCTACTGGCCCGTTACAACAACTTGACTGATGACAGAAACCTCTTGCAGATAAGTTACAACAATCTAATCTCAGAGAAGTCACAATTAAATAGCAACTATTCAAATCTGAACAGAGAGAAGTCTGAATTGCAAACTAGGAACGCCATGCTGTCTGATGAGAAAGCCCAGCTGCAGGCCAGTTACGACAACATGACCAGAGGGATTGATCAGTCGCGTACCAAATTAG ATTCCAGGCTTGAAGATGGATGGATCGCCAGAAAACCAAGTGTCTACAAAGTCAGCAGTGAGAAGAAAacctggcagcagagcagagacagcTGTTTAAACATGGGGGCAGACCTGATGATTGTGAATGACATAGAAGAGCAG AAATTCCTGCTACCATATAAGAATGTCTGGATTGGACTTTCAGATACTGACAACGAGGGTGTCTGGAAATGGGTAGACGACACACGACTGACCACAAA GTTCTGGGCACCTGGTGAACCTAACAACGCCGGGAATGAAGACTGTGCAGAAATCTCCTCAAACGCCGCAGACCCGTATAAAGCTTGGAATGATGTCCCATGTTCTAGTTCATATCAATACATTTGTGAGGACCGTTTCTAA
- the LOC134060164 gene encoding uncharacterized protein LOC134060164, protein MKRITGPHGAKSTVVVKRESSSNISGQGEANNHGNWGTVMYAEEKNEITCSSDVDVHVKGRFVDLWRQKDHLLKKNAILKQSLNTCEDANAELHNENSAIRKQIKSMEHSVRGLSQVRAEMDIIRAALAEKEMTNCGLKVWISKLQKKNEALKDHLETSTNERSDNLLAKEMDKKDQKKLTLHVLALQQQLELTRMKIAEKDEIMLHKDFMIDQKKASIDEMISIGQDLKKKAKDLKRQLEMVEHGAASGQESSVTSDGHHTGATRNHLSLAQEFSLSGFQESFDEEVKATETVSLQRETTDRTEDVVKELNEEVEEIIQQVQVSASENSTHWLNKAWTSCKRGALLGVSFGLGTVLPFCLLGVAMTSCSNFTSTDAHQDILQHGAFLPPF, encoded by the exons ATGAAACGGATCACAGGCCCTCATGGGGCCAAATCAACAGTTGTTGTCAAGAGAGAAAGCTCATCTAATATCAGTGGACAAGGAGAAGCCAACAACCATGGAAATTGGG GTACAGTAATGTATGCTGAAGAGAAGAATGAAATCACTTGCTCCTCTGATGT GGATGTCCATGTGAAAGGCCGCTTTGTGGATCTGTGGCGCCAAAAGGACCATCTACTAAAAAAGAATGCCATCCTCAAACAGTCCCTGAATACCTGTGAAGATGCCAATGCTGAACTTCATAATGAGAACTCTGCCATAAGAAAACAGATCAAAAG TATGGAGCATTCGGTCAGGGGTTTGAGCCAGGTGAGGGCAGAAATGGACATCATTCGTGCAGCACTTGCTGAGAAAGAGATGACCAACTGTGGTCTTAAAGTCTGGATTAGTAAACTG CAAAAGAAGAATGAAGCTCTGAAGGACCACCTTGAAACCAGCACCAATGAG AGATCTGATAACTTATTGGCCAAGGAAATGGACAAAAAAGACCAAAAGAAACTGACTCTGCATGTTCTGGCATTGCAG cAACAACTTGAGCTGACAAGGATGAAGATCGCAGAAAAAGACGAGATTATGTTGCAT AAAGATTTTATGATTGATCAGAAGAAGGCCTCCATTGACGAGATGATCAGTATTGGACAG GACCTGAAAAAGAAGGCTAAGGACCTGAAGAGACAGTTGGAAATGGTAGAACATGGTGCGGCATCTGGACAGGAAAGTTCCGTGACCTCTGATGGACATCACACTGGAGCCACCAGGAACCATTTGTCTCTGGCACAGGAGTTCAGCCTGTCTGGATTTCAG GAGTCATTTGACGAGGAGGTGAAGGCCACTGAGACGGTCAGCCTTCAGAGAGAGACCACTGACCGAACAGAGGATGTAGTCAAGGAGTTGAACGAAGAGGTGGAAGAGATCATTCAGCAGGTGCAGGTCTCTGCATCTGAGAACAG TACTCACTGGCTGAACAAGGCCTGGACCAGCTGCAAAAGAGGGGCCCTGCTCGGGGTTAGTTTTGGCCTGGGCACCGTGCTGCCCTTCTGCCTgttgggggtcgccatgacatcTTGCTCCAACTTCACCTCGACTGATGCTCACCAAGACATCCTGCAGCACGGCGCATTTCTGCCGCCATTTTAA